In the genome of Candidatus Atribacteria bacterium ADurb.Bin276, one region contains:
- a CDS encoding Phosphorylated carbohydrates phosphatase, with the protein MTDIECIIFDLDDTLIESEPIWAVAYSRLYKALGQEFYRKDLLKYLGMTILDVSRDAHSLFKVTQYTVEECAAMLRKFLLEGYNGNIKLMPGVSEFLQKVNGRYKMAIASGSPREVIETSIKAKGWNKIFTQYVSSEEVEHGKPEPDVFLEAARRLGCKPEHSLVIEDGVKGVMAAKNAGMAVFYVKNPPDPEAVSRADRYFLSMKDIQPFDLHKI; encoded by the coding sequence ATGACCGATATTGAATGTATTATTTTTGATTTAGACGATACATTGATAGAATCGGAACCGATTTGGGCAGTTGCTTATTCCAGGCTTTATAAAGCTCTTGGTCAAGAATTTTATCGGAAGGATTTATTGAAATATCTTGGCATGACGATTTTGGATGTATCACGTGATGCTCATTCTTTATTTAAAGTTACTCAATATACAGTAGAAGAGTGTGCTGCCATGTTGCGTAAGTTTCTCCTTGAAGGATATAATGGAAATATCAAGCTTATGCCGGGTGTTTCGGAATTTCTCCAAAAAGTTAATGGACGTTATAAGATGGCAATTGCCTCAGGATCTCCACGTGAAGTTATAGAAACATCCATTAAAGCTAAGGGATGGAACAAGATTTTTACTCAATATGTTTCTTCGGAGGAAGTGGAACATGGCAAGCCTGAACCGGATGTATTTTTAGAGGCTGCCCGCCGATTAGGATGCAAGCCTGAACATTCTCTGGTTATCGAAGATGGTGTAAAGGGTGTAATGGCAGCCAAAAATGCGGGCATGGCCGTCTTCTATGTAAAAAATCCTCCAGATCCTGAAGCAGTCTCTCGAGCTGATCGGTATTTCCTTTCGATGAAGGATATTCAACCCTTTGACCTCCATAAAATTTGA
- a CDS encoding Acetyltransferase (GNAT) family protein, whose protein sequence is MVEKEISGRFSIRFATPNDIPIILQLIKELAKYENLLHMVVADEKLLDEWLFQKKVVEVIIGEMNNTVVGFSLFFYNFSTFLGKPGIYIEDVYVKKEYRHQGYGKGFFRFIAQLARERGCGRMEWSVLDWNEPAIRFYQSLGASPLNEWMVYRLTSEGIQNLAESK, encoded by the coding sequence ATGGTTGAAAAAGAAATATCAGGTCGATTTTCTATTCGGTTTGCCACGCCAAACGATATTCCAATTATTCTCCAGTTGATTAAAGAGCTTGCCAAATACGAAAATCTACTTCATATGGTGGTTGCCGATGAGAAATTACTCGATGAATGGTTGTTTCAAAAGAAGGTTGTCGAAGTGATTATTGGTGAAATGAATAACACAGTAGTTGGTTTTTCGTTATTCTTTTATAATTTTTCAACCTTTTTGGGGAAACCGGGAATCTACATTGAGGATGTCTATGTCAAAAAGGAATACCGCCACCAAGGGTATGGAAAGGGTTTTTTCCGTTTTATAGCTCAATTGGCTCGGGAACGAGGTTGTGGAAGAATGGAGTGGAGCGTTCTTGATTGGAATGAGCCTGCTATACGATTTTATCAATCCTTAGGTGCCAGCCCTCTCAACGAGTGGATGGTTTATCGATTAACCAGCGAGGGAATTCAAAATTTGGCTGAAAGTAAATAG